The following coding sequences lie in one Spinacia oleracea cultivar Varoflay chromosome 1, BTI_SOV_V1, whole genome shotgun sequence genomic window:
- the LOC130466035 gene encoding uncharacterized protein isoform X2 — MMCLFHEHTFAFDNSQIGFVCPEAMSSSRIKANPQAASMYLKVVFNAEIEKEKKGDPNITKWFLIPYHQEAYQVYKFNDGICPNRATMQGLKGFHVKCAQQVGARECGYYVMKFMHEIVTLHHNTDERLDNAYTPRNAPYTDEEIDVVREQWAKFFTTEYLFT, encoded by the exons ATGAT GTGTTTATTCCACGAACACACCTTTGCATTTGACAACTCTCAGATTGGGTTTGTTTGTCCCGAGGCAATGTCAAGCTCTAGAATCAAGGCCAACCCTCAGGCTGCATCAATGTATTTGAAAGTAGTTTTCAatgctgaaattgaaaaggagaagaagGGTGATCCTAACATTACCAAGTGGTTTTTGATCCCATACCATCAAGA ggcataccaagtgtacaagtttAATGATGGGATTTGTCCGAATAGAGCGACTATGCAGGGGTTGAAAGGCTTCCATGTAAAG tgtgctcaacaagtcggcgcccgcgagtgtggctattacgttatgaagttcatgcatGAAATAGTCACGTTACACCATAACACTGATGAGCGGTTAGACAAT gcttacactccaagaaatgcgccttataccgatgaggaaatagatgtggttcgtgagcaatgggctaagttttttacaaccgagtatttatttacttag
- the LOC130465525 gene encoding uncharacterized protein, with protein sequence MSRYKRKGANSAKRGPPAKWANNQNGVKRDEIFPGLTLVNFDRLSDSDEPFILASLAKQVFYVVDNIDPRWRVVAQGKRHILGIDDVVDEDEYDEYDDTPPLPMVVQPLPEEEDANNTNHMRTDHTEGIWVTNRVNLVNVVSSYVSQVPSTVSDVCFLVVDDALINSVKTVATMDDHRDNEIQGIDGASHPTGESQGTNTSKKTKSRGPSKGVQAKKPMHLQYNQYGIPDGEWSGEYGKQVGSCAARININVKEYSTLDEHTKKGFWEETKLLFHIIDDPAKRREKYFHMCVAKRFGAFKSRLTRRWITKKEKMPKHQTNDMPWDIYHQITEDDWKTFVIERNKPEMLVRREKASKSALQNKHPHRTGQKGYVRKRPEWINDGRLPPEAALTLSSGSSSVTSSLTTAPDRFKKFRSVEWILAHQVKNKEGKWEVDPNDKEAVNIAKMALEYIEEEGKGNISFTQGEDALTKAMGKKDHRGRVKATGGVNVGYKVAFGPIDRSSRCGHIEPSPEAIESIRASVRREFEDQLERKVAEALQNQLATLKATGQLHTLSTPALDSALVSDEFDVNRALVTCCPSSSQQPRGLKVYILYSAYTQNTPS encoded by the exons ATGTCGCGTTACAAGCGTAAAGGGGCCAATTCAGCTAAGAGGGGACCGCCCGCCAAG tgggctaacaaccaaaatgGTGTGAAGCGAGATGAAATTTTCCCGGGTTTAACCTTGGTGAATTTTGATCGACTAAGTGACAGTgacgagccattcattctagcatcacTAGCTAAGCAAGTTTTTTATGTGGTTGACAATATTGATCCTAGATGGCGTGTTGTTGCCCAAGGAAAAAGACATATTttgggtattgatgatgttgtagATGAAGATGAGTATGATGAGTATGATGACACACCTCCGTTACCAATGGTTGTTCAACCATTGCCAGAAGAGGAGgatgcaaataatactaatcatatgcgTACAGATCATACGGAAGGAATATGGGTTACGAATC GTGTAAACTTGGTGAATGTCGTATCCTCTTATGTGAGCCAGGTTCCAAGCACAG TTTCTGATGTTTGCTTTCTGGTGGTTGATGATGCACTAATCAACTCAGTGAA GACCGTAGCTACCATGGATGATCATCGTGATAATGAAATACAGGGAATTGATGGAGCTAGTCATCCTACGGGGGAATCACAAGGTACCAACACTAGTAAAAAGACCAAATCCCGTGGTCCGTCAAAAGGAGTTCAAGCCAAAAAGCCTATGCATCTTCAGTATAATCAATATGGAATCCCTGATGGAGAATGGTCAGGAGAATACGGGAAGCAAGTTGGGTCTTGTGCTGCTAGAATTAACATTAATGTGAAAGAATATTCAACGTTAGATGAACACACAAAGAAGGGGTTTTGGGAGGAGACCAAG CTTCTGTTCCACATTATTGATGATCCGgctaaaaggagagaaaaatattttcatatgTGTGTGGCGAAACGCTTTGGAGCTTTCAAGTCCAGGTTAACGCGGCGTTGGATaactaagaaagaaaaaatgccGAAACATCAGACAAATGACATGCCTTGGGACATCTACCATCAAAtcacagaggatgattggaaaACATTTGTGATAGAACGAAACAAGCCGGAGATGTTG GTTCGTAGAGAAAAAGCAAGTAAAAGTGCATTACAAAACAAGCACCCACATCGCACAGGCCAAAAGGGTTATGTTAGAAAGAGACCAGAGTGGATAAATGATGGGCGACTACCGCCAGAGGCAGCTTTAACCCTCTCAAGTGGCTCCTCCTCAGTGACCTCATCACTCACCACAGCGCCAGATAGATTTAAGAAGTTTAGATCAGTAGAGTGGATCTTGGCTCATCAAGTTAAAAACAAAGAGGGAAAGTGGGAAGTTGACCCGAATGATAAAGAAGCCGTAAATATTGCTAAGATGGCT TTGGAGTACATAGAAGAAgagggaaaaggaaatatttcatTCACCCAGGGAGAAGATGCCCTCACCAAGGCTATGGGAAAAAAGGATCACCGTGGGCGTGTCAAGGCAACAGGTGGAGTTAATGTCGGTTACAAAGTTGCTTTCGGTCCAATAGACCGAAGTAGTAGATGTGGCCATATTGAACCATCACCGGAGGCTATCGAATCAATCAGAGCTTCGGTGAGAAGGGAGTTTGAAGATCAATTAGAGAGAAAGGTGGCGGAGGCCCTCCAAAACCAACTAGCCACATTGAAAGCAACCGGTCAACTACACACCCTCTCTACCCCCGCACTTGATTCTGCTCTTGTAAGTGATGAGTTTGATGTTAACCGTGCACTCGTAACCTGTTGTCCGAGTTCATCGCAGCAACCACGCGGGCTGAAGGTATATATTCTCTATAGTGCATACACTCAAAACACCCCTAGCTAG
- the LOC130466035 gene encoding uncharacterized protein isoform X1, producing MMCLFHEHTFAFDNSQIGFVCPEAMSSSRIKANPQAASMYLKVVFNAEIEKEKKGDPNITKWFLIPYHQENHWILYVLDLRRGCAYIFDSAIGSNRENSAWGILCLAYQVYKFNDGICPNRATMQGLKGFHVKCAQQVGARECGYYVMKFMHEIVTLHHNTDERLDNAYTPRNAPYTDEEIDVVREQWAKFFTTEYLFT from the exons ATGAT GTGTTTATTCCACGAACACACCTTTGCATTTGACAACTCTCAGATTGGGTTTGTTTGTCCCGAGGCAATGTCAAGCTCTAGAATCAAGGCCAACCCTCAGGCTGCATCAATGTATTTGAAAGTAGTTTTCAatgctgaaattgaaaaggagaagaagGGTGATCCTAACATTACCAAGTGGTTTTTGATCCCATACCATCAAGA AaatcattggattttgtacgtGTTAGACCTACGTAGAGGTTGTGCGTATATTTTCGACTCTGCGATAGGTTCCAACCGAGAAAATAGTGCATGGGGAATCTTGTGTTT ggcataccaagtgtacaagtttAATGATGGGATTTGTCCGAATAGAGCGACTATGCAGGGGTTGAAAGGCTTCCATGTAAAG tgtgctcaacaagtcggcgcccgcgagtgtggctattacgttatgaagttcatgcatGAAATAGTCACGTTACACCATAACACTGATGAGCGGTTAGACAAT gcttacactccaagaaatgcgccttataccgatgaggaaatagatgtggttcgtgagcaatgggctaagttttttacaaccgagtatttatttacttag